GGCCTCCACGACCTGCTCGTCCTTCTTCAGGTATCCGGCGGTCTGGCTATGGATGATGTTCGCCGAGTCTCTCGTTTTGCCGGTATTGCCCAGCAGCAGCTGGTAGTGGAGCTCGTTGAGGATGTCGGTCTTCACCCGCAGCGGCGTCACGATGGTATCGTGGCCTTTGAACTCCATGAAGTTGAAGCCACCAAACACCGACGCGAACTGGTCCTGCTTGCCGCCCTCCAGGCCGAGCTCCTTCCTCTCCAGGAAATACGCCAGGTGGGCGATGTCGTACTGAGACAGCGGCTCGTTGAGCCACTCCACCATCGCCCCGATGATCGAGACGATGACCGTGGACGACGACCCCAGGCCGGAGCCGGGCGGGGCCTCGCAATGGAGGAACATATCGAAGCCACGGTCCACCTCGAAATGGTTGAGCACCGCCTTGATGAGGTCGAGGTTGCCATCATAGACGAACATATCTCCGCTGGCCCTCCACTTCTCCACGATGCCGTAGTCGAGAGAACGAATGGTGATCTCCTTATCCTTACGGGGAGAAATGGTGCAGTAGGCGAACCGGTCGATCGTCGAGTTGAGGACCGCGCCCCCCTGTTCCTCGCAGTACGGGGGCACGTCCGTACCCCCGCCAGCGAAGCTGATGCGCAAGGGCGCCTTGCTCCTGATCAGCTGCTTCCTCTCTCCCATCATCGACCCCTCATTATGGAGCGAGGATTTAATACCAAGCTGAATCTGAAACGAATCTTAAAACACCGTAGGGAAAAAAAGTTATGAGATGGCATCGACCCTGTCCAGAGCCCGCCGTCCTTTAATTTCAAAAATTTTTGCGGTTTAATCATATCGTATTTCGTAAAAAAAGCCAGATTTTTATTCGGCTCGTATGACTTCATTTTATTATTCGAAAGAAAATTGAAACGTACGAAATACACACAGGGCCTGTTTTGTCCGAAATCAGACCCAGATGTCAATACATGTTTATTTAGTGGTAAGCTATTCGCAGAAATCATGTCGGATTCTGTGGGAGGAACGACCCCATCGCCCTTGAAGAAAAAGGGTAAAAAAACATGGGTAATAGCCGCAATCGTCGTGGTCGTCGTGGTGGTCATGATCGCCGCGGTGGTCCTCGGTGGCCTGACCAAAGGCAGCACTGAAAAGTACGGGCTCGAAAAGATCAAGGAACAAGGCAAGATCGTTATGTGGACGGAAGCATCATTCCCGCCCTTCGAATCATTCGATCCTACCAATAGCTCGATCTATGGATTCGACATCGATCTGGCCAACAAGATCGCTGAAAACGTATCAAAAGAGCTCAACATGACCATAACCCTCCAGGTGGAGGATCGGGTTTTTGCAAACATTCCCACGGCTCTCAATAACAACCAGATAGACATGAGCCTATCCGGAATGACTATAACCGATGAAAGGAACAAATCTGTCCTTTTCAGCGAACCTTACTATAAGGCTGAAGCAGGTTATGGTCTCCTGACCCAGTCTACTGCCTCTGGCATGTCCAACATC
This DNA window, taken from Methanomassiliicoccus sp., encodes the following:
- a CDS encoding kinase, which encodes MGERKQLIRSKAPLRISFAGGGTDVPPYCEEQGGAVLNSTIDRFAYCTISPRKDKEITIRSLDYGIVEKWRASGDMFVYDGNLDLIKAVLNHFEVDRGFDMFLHCEAPPGSGLGSSSTVIVSIIGAMVEWLNEPLSQYDIAHLAYFLERKELGLEGGKQDQFASVFGGFNFMEFKGHDTIVTPLRVKTDILNELHYQLLLGNTGKTRDSANIIHSQTAGYLKKDEQVVEALDRTKQLAREMKDALLCGEIRRIGELLNESWEAKKKFTSQISNDRIDLIYETALANGAVGGKISGAGGGGFMFFVCEYDRKHKVANELTKLGVDIVTYNFDKYGLQTWRYSDGPSR
- a CDS encoding ABC transporter substrate-binding protein, translating into MSDSVGGTTPSPLKKKGKKTWVIAAIVVVVVVVMIAAVVLGGLTKGSTEKYGLEKIKEQGKIVMWTEASFPPFESFDPTNSSIYGFDIDLANKIAENVSKELNMTITLQVEDRVFANIPTALNNNQIDMSLSGMTITDERNKSVLFSEPYYKAEAGYGLLTQSTASGMSNIDEILANGKKIVVNTGTTSESWVTENLVDTGKVSSDKVKSLPKISDCVQDVKSGYSDVFIIDNPTVNDVVSKSNGELKNSGLIPLPDEPYGVAMNHKSTDLKALVDRVIDEMMANGEMAALRAKWGL